In one Nocardioides luteus genomic region, the following are encoded:
- a CDS encoding lipid II:glycine glycyltransferase FemX, whose amino-acid sequence MSLTVRPITAAEHLAFIEKQPSVSFLQTPSWARVKTEWRSESVGWFDSLQGGALVGAALVLHRPVPKLERFTLAYLPEGPSIDWSGDLAPWLEPLAAYLKKNGAFGIRIGPPVTTATWSAAQVKDGIADDTVQRLNQLTPTHRDATGARVVSQLRAAGWRLQSPEDGFGAGQPQYNFVIPLAHEDGTPKTEDEVLKGMNQLWRRNIKKAAKMGVEVSVATPVDPADGDFEGDLSAFHDLYVHTAARDHFTPRQRSYFSTMFWAMSTEDPERIKLFLARHEGDLVAATIMVRVGQHAWYSYGASSTEKRDVRGSNALQWAMIQDAMAAGATTYDLRGITPTLSTDDSHVGLIQFKVGTGGQAVEYAGEWDLPLNKPIYTAFDVYMKRR is encoded by the coding sequence GTGAGTCTCACCGTGCGCCCCATCACCGCTGCGGAGCATCTCGCCTTCATCGAGAAGCAACCCAGCGTGAGCTTCCTCCAGACCCCGTCGTGGGCGCGGGTCAAGACCGAGTGGCGCTCGGAGTCGGTGGGCTGGTTCGACAGCCTGCAGGGCGGCGCCCTCGTCGGCGCCGCGCTGGTGCTGCACCGGCCGGTGCCGAAGCTGGAGCGGTTCACGCTCGCCTACCTGCCCGAGGGTCCGAGCATCGACTGGTCGGGTGACCTGGCTCCGTGGCTGGAGCCGCTGGCGGCGTACCTGAAGAAGAACGGCGCCTTCGGCATCCGGATCGGCCCGCCGGTCACGACCGCGACCTGGAGCGCGGCGCAGGTCAAGGACGGCATCGCTGACGACACCGTCCAGCGACTCAACCAGCTCACCCCGACCCACCGCGACGCCACCGGCGCGCGCGTGGTCTCGCAGCTGCGGGCCGCTGGCTGGCGGCTGCAGTCACCCGAGGACGGCTTCGGGGCGGGGCAGCCGCAGTACAACTTCGTCATCCCGCTGGCTCACGAGGACGGCACCCCCAAGACCGAGGACGAGGTCCTCAAGGGGATGAACCAGCTCTGGCGCCGCAACATCAAGAAGGCGGCCAAGATGGGCGTCGAGGTCTCCGTCGCGACCCCGGTCGACCCGGCGGACGGCGACTTCGAGGGCGACCTGAGCGCCTTCCACGATCTCTACGTCCACACCGCGGCGCGCGACCACTTCACTCCCCGGCAGCGGAGCTACTTCAGCACCATGTTCTGGGCGATGTCGACCGAGGACCCGGAGCGCATCAAGCTCTTCCTGGCGCGGCACGAGGGCGATCTGGTCGCCGCCACGATCATGGTCCGTGTCGGGCAGCACGCCTGGTACTCCTACGGCGCCTCCTCGACCGAGAAGCGAGACGTACGTGGCTCCAACGCCCTCCAGTGGGCGATGATCCAGGACGCGATGGCCGCGGGCGCGACCACCTACGACCTGCGCGGCATCACCCCGACGCTCTCCACCGACGACTCCCACGTGGGGCTGATCCAGTTCAAGGTCGGCACCGGTGGCCAGGCGGTGGAGTACGCCGGCGAGTGGGACCTGCCGCTGAACAAGCCGATCTACACGGCCTTCGATGTCTACATGAAGAGGCGCTGA
- a CDS encoding RNA polymerase sigma factor → MTRVRRGIGHADAPATVWSRATADFDRWLSGDSAALDELVATMTPILWQVARSYRLTQEQAEDVVQTTWLTFVRKHSSILDTAAVGAWLTLTTRREAWRVAKRSGRDVPVEDEALESRVPTQRSAESLVVEGDRNSLIWAAVEGLPERCRRLLRVVAFSDRPDYAGLAEELEMPIGSIGPTRGRCLGKLRDALREEGVS, encoded by the coding sequence GTGACACGGGTACGACGCGGGATCGGTCATGCCGACGCACCCGCGACCGTGTGGTCCCGGGCGACGGCCGACTTCGACCGCTGGCTCAGCGGTGACTCCGCCGCCCTCGACGAGCTGGTCGCGACGATGACCCCGATCCTGTGGCAGGTCGCGCGCTCCTACCGGCTCACCCAGGAGCAGGCCGAGGACGTCGTCCAGACGACCTGGCTCACCTTCGTACGCAAGCACTCCTCGATCCTCGACACCGCCGCCGTCGGTGCCTGGCTCACCCTGACCACGCGCCGCGAGGCCTGGCGGGTCGCGAAGCGGTCCGGGCGTGACGTACCTGTGGAGGACGAGGCGCTCGAGTCCCGCGTCCCGACCCAGCGCTCGGCCGAGTCCCTGGTCGTCGAGGGCGACCGCAACTCGCTCATCTGGGCGGCCGTGGAGGGCTTGCCCGAGCGGTGTCGCCGGTTGCTGCGCGTGGTCGCCTTCTCCGACCGGCCGGACTACGCCGGTCTGGCCGAAGAGCTCGAGATGCCCATCGGCAGCATCGGCCCCACCCGCGGCCGCTGTCTCGGGAAGCTGCGGGACGCACTGCGCGAAGAGGGGGTGTCGTGA
- a CDS encoding S8 family peptidase, producing MVQRPTRRAVNRRVLDPRSAVTVGDSTIKGGTIYAGDRLLIAELDGYDDRMECLTEQATSLGWTVVREELTPGLSVVLVGGAESVVSSPPDAWVLLQHARAAHGKDLPGVALDHMIPAPGIQGNPVEISHPVEISHPVEISHPVEISHPVEISHPASTYGIPGAGGRQPVAILGDAPRRRDKVPGRRPVVAILDTGVGSHPWLDDVVEHEVRDVDGRRIGYARERDYAPGDDAPKDIDGLLNRLEGHGTFIAGIVRQVCPDAEILSWRSVPLEGAVRESDWITSIYQIAGLVRRAVEDAEAGRTASKGHLIDVLNLSMGYYHENDADRLFDSVLKPVIDELGSLGVAVVCSVGNDASRRPSFPAAFAPWRGTHADPDVVPVVSVGALNPDQKTAAYFSNMGPWVRAWAPGGAVVSTMPPIDGSLQPMAEDVADGIRRACIDPDDFTGQFAVWSGTSFAAPWMAARIADGIGAAIETGGADDRRVARVKRGWEVVSGLTSIVQ from the coding sequence ATGGTCCAGCGCCCCACAAGGCGAGCAGTCAACCGTCGAGTGCTCGACCCCAGATCGGCGGTGACTGTCGGTGATTCCACGATCAAGGGCGGCACGATCTACGCGGGAGATCGACTGCTGATCGCTGAACTCGACGGTTACGACGACCGGATGGAATGCCTTACCGAGCAGGCCACGTCGTTGGGGTGGACGGTAGTGCGAGAGGAGTTGACCCCGGGCCTGAGTGTGGTACTGGTCGGGGGAGCCGAAAGCGTTGTTTCTTCCCCTCCGGATGCGTGGGTCCTGCTCCAGCATGCGCGCGCTGCGCATGGCAAGGACTTGCCGGGGGTGGCGCTCGACCACATGATCCCGGCGCCGGGAATCCAGGGGAACCCGGTCGAGATCTCGCATCCTGTCGAAATCTCGCACCCCGTGGAGATCTCTCACCCGGTCGAGATCTCTCACCCGGTGGAGATCTCCCACCCGGCTTCCACCTATGGGATCCCTGGTGCCGGGGGGCGTCAGCCGGTGGCGATCCTGGGAGACGCGCCCCGGCGCAGAGACAAGGTTCCTGGCCGACGCCCCGTCGTGGCGATCCTTGATACCGGCGTCGGTTCCCACCCGTGGCTCGATGACGTTGTTGAGCACGAAGTTCGGGATGTCGACGGGCGCCGGATCGGATACGCAAGGGAGCGAGACTACGCGCCGGGCGACGACGCACCGAAGGACATCGACGGGCTACTCAACAGGCTCGAGGGCCACGGCACGTTCATCGCGGGGATCGTTCGCCAGGTCTGTCCAGACGCGGAGATCCTTTCGTGGCGCAGCGTGCCGCTTGAGGGTGCCGTGCGCGAGAGCGACTGGATCACGTCGATATACCAGATCGCCGGCCTTGTTCGCCGCGCGGTTGAAGATGCAGAGGCTGGTCGGACGGCATCCAAGGGTCATCTCATCGACGTTCTCAATCTGTCGATGGGCTACTACCACGAGAACGATGCGGACCGTCTGTTCGACTCCGTGCTCAAGCCTGTGATCGACGAGCTCGGATCGCTCGGCGTGGCTGTCGTGTGTTCTGTCGGAAATGATGCGAGTCGACGACCGAGCTTCCCGGCCGCCTTCGCGCCATGGCGCGGAACGCATGCTGACCCGGACGTCGTCCCGGTCGTTTCTGTTGGGGCGCTGAATCCGGATCAGAAGACTGCCGCTTACTTCTCCAACATGGGGCCGTGGGTCCGCGCGTGGGCGCCCGGCGGAGCGGTCGTGAGCACGATGCCGCCGATCGACGGAAGCCTGCAGCCGATGGCCGAGGACGTCGCAGACGGTATCCGGCGCGCATGTATTGATCCCGACGACTTCACCGGTCAGTTCGCGGTCTGGAGTGGTACGTCGTTTGCCGCGCCATGGATGGCGGCACGGATCGCCGACGGGATCGGAGCCGCCATAGAGACTGGTGGGGCGGATGACCGTCGTGTGGCTCGTGTCAAGCGTGGCTGGGAAGTTGTCAGTGGCCTGACATCGATTGTCCAATGA
- a CDS encoding DUF5317 family protein, protein MFFRTSIEPAQHAVRPGTSCLVPLTDAIRRHYAPSHAGPRNAHADGASAVIGLIIVARPNVATSLTSLRGKWLIALVAALQFMHVEGLWPDQVKESVERRVYAVLVVVIAIAFCWLNRSLWSRRSGRWALSLIPLGTASNSLPIAVLGAMPYSVSGARAAGYSSTELATDDPGYIRLDDVSRLWIPLSDLIPIPVLMKVLSVGDLLLIPGLVLLVVACYRPSTQGLSDNATQPNGSVQPSA, encoded by the coding sequence ATTTTCTTTCGGACTTCCATCGAGCCGGCTCAGCACGCCGTACGGCCCGGAACGAGTTGCCTCGTTCCCCTTACGGACGCGATACGGCGCCACTACGCTCCTTCGCATGCCGGGCCCAGGAATGCTCACGCTGATGGTGCTTCCGCGGTCATCGGCCTCATCATCGTCGCCCGCCCGAACGTCGCGACCTCTCTGACGAGCCTGCGCGGGAAGTGGCTGATCGCTCTCGTCGCCGCGCTGCAGTTCATGCACGTCGAGGGGTTATGGCCAGATCAGGTCAAAGAGAGCGTTGAGCGTCGGGTCTATGCGGTCCTGGTTGTGGTCATCGCGATCGCCTTCTGCTGGCTGAATCGCTCGCTCTGGTCTCGTCGCTCAGGCCGGTGGGCGCTGTCGCTCATCCCGCTCGGAACTGCATCCAATTCGCTGCCGATCGCCGTCCTCGGTGCGATGCCGTACAGCGTTTCGGGCGCACGCGCCGCCGGCTACTCCAGCACTGAGCTGGCGACCGACGACCCCGGATACATCCGCCTGGACGACGTCTCACGTCTCTGGATCCCGCTCTCCGACCTCATCCCCATCCCTGTGCTGATGAAGGTCCTCAGTGTCGGCGACCTACTTCTGATTCCTGGCCTAGTGCTGCTGGTCGTCGCCTGTTACCGCCCCAGCACGCAGGGCCTTTCTGACAACGCCACCCAGCCGAACGGCTCCGTCCAACCATCGGCGTAG
- a CDS encoding alanine racemase yields the protein MPLKLTVDADRWRKHVQTFAEATPGLVPVAKGNGYGLTLRKLAHQTEWLTSLGTGVDTLAVGTYNEVWEVATRFSGSIYVLTPWRPYSPEINPEIADRIIHTISRPEDLPLLLERQPNARVILELVTSMRRHGMTPSDLWPTASIAREHARFEGVTMHFGLDGGSLAEVRAQMDAVVGAEAKTVWVSHLSANELAQLRASYGDIIFRPRVGTALWLGDRGALHVTATVEDVHPLERGYSYGYRGRTAMRAGHLVVASGGTAHGIGLEAPLGDTHLRSRALAVARGGLDAMGQSRSPYTLDGKALWFAEPPHMQESMLMLPSGARVPEVGEELEVRVRYTATSFDEIILDS from the coding sequence ATGCCGCTGAAACTGACAGTTGACGCCGATCGCTGGCGCAAGCACGTCCAGACCTTCGCCGAGGCGACGCCCGGCCTGGTCCCGGTCGCCAAGGGCAACGGCTACGGCCTCACCCTCCGCAAGCTCGCCCACCAGACCGAGTGGCTCACCAGCCTCGGCACCGGCGTCGACACGCTCGCGGTGGGCACCTACAACGAGGTGTGGGAGGTCGCGACCCGGTTCAGCGGGTCGATCTACGTCCTCACCCCGTGGCGTCCCTACTCTCCCGAGATCAACCCGGAGATCGCCGACCGGATCATCCACACGATCAGCCGCCCCGAGGACCTGCCGCTCCTGCTGGAGCGTCAGCCCAACGCGAGGGTGATCCTCGAGCTGGTCACCTCGATGCGCCGCCACGGGATGACGCCGAGCGACCTGTGGCCGACCGCGTCCATCGCCCGCGAGCACGCTCGCTTCGAGGGCGTCACCATGCACTTCGGCCTCGACGGCGGGTCGCTGGCCGAGGTACGCGCCCAGATGGACGCCGTCGTCGGCGCCGAGGCGAAGACGGTGTGGGTCTCCCACCTGAGCGCCAACGAGCTGGCCCAGCTGCGCGCCTCCTACGGCGACATCATCTTCCGCCCCCGGGTCGGCACCGCCCTGTGGCTCGGTGACCGCGGCGCGCTCCACGTGACCGCGACCGTCGAGGACGTGCACCCGCTGGAGCGGGGTTACTCCTACGGCTACCGCGGCCGCACGGCCATGCGCGCCGGTCACCTGGTGGTCGCCTCCGGCGGCACCGCCCACGGGATCGGCCTCGAGGCGCCGCTGGGCGACACCCACCTGCGCTCGCGCGCCCTCGCGGTCGCCCGCGGTGGACTCGATGCCATGGGTCAGTCGCGCTCTCCCTACACGCTCGACGGCAAGGCTCTCTGGTTCGCCGAGCCGCCGCACATGCAGGAGTCGATGCTCATGCTTCCCTCCGGCGCGCGCGTGCCCGAGGTCGGCGAGGAGCTCGAGGTGCGGGTGCGCTACACCGCGACCTCGTTCGACGAGATCATCCTGGACTCCTGA
- a CDS encoding CHAT domain-containing protein, which produces MDSAAELHERGLTALNKRRYDQAEKTLALAAMEAEKSGDQLRRARIATTQAYLVYETGDPDGALSRITELLGERWLTEEAEGVIHCQHAMLLLRRGHTADALAAFDRGIGRLNGPVDLATALVNRGGVYLAQLRPREAAQDFEQALGLWPEGHEDQRAMTLHNLGYAQYVAGDLIAALGSMDQAAPRMREMSPAMAATVDQDRAEVLVAAGLRVQGQQSLSAAAAAFGELGLTQRQAEAELALASHLTVTDPDEADRVARSALDGFEEVRASGLALRARAVAFEAAVTAGANPSDDGEALAGPLEEQGLSWPALRVRIKARLARIRSAESAGLPTRPASGRVIGPVPPEAPIDIRLLERELRAELAVAAGRALAGLRELRAGLDDFHLWQSSFGSLDLQTNVAGHGRILARRGLELAVDSGEADVLFEWSERARMLASRVQSVRPPSDPALAEMLTELRGGVGPERETQLRQEIRERAWQVKGSGQVADPILLGDLQERLDKSALVAYVVAGERVVALVVTADSVNRVDLGDSGTLRSTLGGLLPDLDVAATDLPGPLGAAVRGDLVDRLAQLSKILVVPLLDYIGDRPIVLTPSAILAPVPWTLLTGLVGRSVTVAQSATTWLARSATPIRLDSAGFVAGPRVMRASDEVAAGAASWPGARCLTGDEASAEAVASLAQEVDVLHIAAHGRHSAENPLFSGVELADGAWHGYDIDLLATVPDVVLLSACEVGRSNVRWGEELIGLVGAWLHAGTRVVIASPAVVADEVAHKVFLDLHAGLAKGLAPAEALAGAIRPADTDSAPAPFVCFS; this is translated from the coding sequence ATGGATAGCGCCGCCGAACTCCATGAGCGTGGGCTGACCGCGCTCAACAAGCGACGCTACGACCAAGCGGAGAAGACCCTGGCGCTGGCAGCGATGGAAGCCGAAAAATCGGGCGACCAGCTGCGTCGTGCCCGCATTGCGACGACGCAGGCATACCTTGTCTACGAGACGGGCGACCCCGATGGCGCGTTGAGTCGTATCACCGAGTTGCTCGGCGAGCGATGGCTCACTGAGGAAGCCGAAGGCGTCATCCATTGCCAACACGCGATGTTGCTTCTTCGGCGGGGCCACACGGCGGATGCGCTGGCGGCGTTTGACCGTGGGATCGGGCGACTGAATGGTCCGGTGGACCTTGCCACGGCGCTGGTTAACCGCGGCGGGGTCTACCTGGCGCAACTTCGCCCGAGGGAGGCTGCCCAAGACTTCGAACAGGCGCTTGGCTTATGGCCTGAGGGGCATGAGGATCAGCGTGCGATGACCCTTCATAACCTGGGCTACGCCCAGTACGTCGCCGGCGACCTGATCGCGGCACTGGGGTCGATGGATCAAGCTGCTCCGCGAATGAGGGAAATGTCGCCAGCAATGGCCGCGACAGTCGATCAAGATCGTGCCGAGGTGCTTGTCGCGGCCGGCCTTCGGGTTCAGGGACAGCAGTCGTTGAGCGCGGCAGCGGCGGCCTTCGGCGAGCTCGGCCTCACACAGCGCCAGGCGGAGGCGGAGCTCGCTCTGGCTTCCCACTTGACGGTGACAGATCCTGACGAAGCGGATCGCGTGGCTCGCTCGGCGTTGGATGGGTTTGAGGAGGTACGAGCGTCGGGGCTGGCCTTGCGGGCGCGAGCCGTCGCGTTCGAGGCGGCGGTAACAGCGGGCGCGAATCCGAGCGACGACGGTGAGGCGCTGGCCGGCCCGCTAGAGGAACAGGGCTTGAGCTGGCCTGCTCTCCGAGTGCGCATAAAGGCGCGGCTTGCGCGCATTCGATCGGCGGAGAGCGCCGGTCTACCGACAAGACCGGCGAGTGGGAGGGTCATCGGACCGGTTCCGCCGGAGGCGCCCATCGACATCCGTCTCTTGGAGCGAGAGCTCCGAGCGGAGTTGGCGGTGGCCGCAGGCCGTGCGTTAGCCGGACTGCGTGAGCTACGTGCGGGACTGGACGACTTCCATCTGTGGCAGAGCTCGTTCGGAAGCCTTGATCTGCAGACCAACGTTGCCGGGCACGGACGGATCCTTGCCCGGCGAGGGTTGGAGCTGGCAGTCGACTCTGGCGAGGCAGACGTGCTCTTCGAATGGTCGGAGCGTGCGCGGATGCTGGCGTCCCGCGTCCAGTCGGTACGCCCGCCGTCGGATCCGGCGCTGGCCGAGATGCTGACTGAGCTGCGCGGCGGGGTAGGTCCTGAGCGGGAAACGCAGCTCAGGCAAGAGATTCGCGAGCGTGCCTGGCAGGTCAAGGGCTCGGGTCAGGTGGCCGATCCAATTTTGTTGGGTGACCTGCAAGAACGCCTCGATAAGTCTGCGCTTGTCGCGTATGTGGTTGCAGGGGAGCGCGTCGTAGCTCTCGTCGTGACGGCCGATTCCGTGAATCGGGTCGACCTCGGTGACAGCGGCACGCTCCGGTCAACCTTGGGCGGTCTTCTACCTGACTTGGACGTCGCGGCGACGGACCTGCCGGGGCCACTTGGTGCTGCGGTGCGCGGTGATCTTGTGGACCGCCTGGCACAGCTTTCGAAGATCCTGGTCGTCCCCCTTCTCGACTACATCGGTGACAGACCAATCGTCCTCACTCCGTCGGCGATCTTGGCGCCCGTGCCTTGGACCTTGCTGACGGGACTCGTCGGCAGGTCAGTCACGGTGGCACAGAGCGCCACCACTTGGTTGGCCCGCAGCGCCACGCCTATTCGCCTGGACTCGGCTGGATTCGTTGCCGGTCCCCGCGTGATGAGGGCTTCGGACGAAGTTGCGGCAGGCGCTGCCTCGTGGCCCGGCGCCCGGTGCCTAACCGGTGACGAAGCGTCGGCTGAGGCGGTGGCCAGCCTCGCTCAAGAGGTCGACGTACTGCACATTGCGGCCCATGGGCGTCATTCGGCCGAGAACCCCCTCTTCTCGGGAGTCGAGCTCGCCGACGGCGCTTGGCACGGCTACGACATCGATCTTCTTGCTACAGTCCCCGACGTGGTCCTGCTGTCGGCCTGCGAGGTCGGGCGGTCGAATGTCCGGTGGGGCGAAGAGTTGATCGGGCTCGTCGGTGCCTGGCTCCACGCCGGCACGCGAGTGGTTATCGCCTCGCCGGCTGTCGTGGCGGACGAGGTCGCGCACAAGGTCTTCCTGGACCTCCATGCTGGGCTCGCCAAGGGTTTGGCCCCTGCGGAGGCGCTCGCTGGTGCCATTCGCCCGGCGGACACCGACTCCGCTCCGGCGCCGTTCGTCTGCTTCTCGTAG
- a CDS encoding glycosyltransferase family 87 protein codes for MTAPTAEDPVVRTASAAVGGPLGRLAHGRRRWFSAVGLLLLLTSLTFAIGMVSKQTCYNATWTNGESRYTHFCYSDLPYLYVDRGLAEHEWPYSSDPEVRARYQQVMEYPVGISYYAWATSHVTDWLADTPDEDERHLVETSSFWGLPGMHHEIRVFIIVNVIGFAVTALLSAWFLARTHRRRPWDAAAFALAPVLAATGIINWDMLAVVFVAGALWAWSRDRPLLTGVLIGLGCATKLYPLFLLGGLIVICIRRRRYYDLAVAALATVLAWVLANLPAMATGLEEWKVFWSFNSERGPDLGSLWLVVQQASDAAISAQTVNLVSWAFFIAWCSGVLIIGLTARETPRLAQLGFLIVAGFLLVNKVYSPQYVLWLLPLAVLAVPRWRDQLIWQAGELFYFVAVWWYLADILASSGGDQPVYWFAILVRVAAEIYLIAVVVREIYEPWRDPVRWTEATIEAEEAQESRMISSNEVAV; via the coding sequence GTGACCGCCCCGACGGCGGAGGATCCGGTCGTCAGGACCGCCTCCGCCGCGGTCGGCGGTCCTCTCGGGCGACTCGCACACGGCCGACGGCGCTGGTTCAGCGCGGTCGGCCTGTTGCTGCTCCTGACCTCGCTCACGTTCGCGATCGGGATGGTCTCCAAGCAGACCTGCTACAACGCCACCTGGACCAACGGCGAGAGCAGATACACCCACTTCTGCTACTCCGACCTGCCCTATCTCTACGTCGACCGCGGCCTGGCCGAGCACGAGTGGCCCTACTCCTCCGACCCGGAGGTCCGGGCGCGCTACCAGCAGGTGATGGAGTACCCGGTCGGCATCTCCTACTACGCCTGGGCGACCTCGCACGTCACCGACTGGCTGGCCGACACCCCCGACGAGGACGAGCGTCACCTCGTGGAGACCTCCAGCTTCTGGGGTCTGCCGGGCATGCACCACGAGATCCGGGTCTTCATCATCGTCAACGTGATCGGCTTCGCGGTCACGGCTCTGCTCTCGGCCTGGTTCCTGGCGCGTACGCATCGCCGAAGGCCCTGGGACGCGGCCGCGTTCGCGCTCGCCCCCGTGCTGGCGGCGACCGGGATCATCAACTGGGACATGCTGGCCGTGGTCTTCGTGGCCGGTGCGCTGTGGGCGTGGTCGCGGGACCGGCCGCTGCTGACCGGCGTACTGATCGGGCTCGGCTGCGCGACCAAGCTCTATCCGCTCTTCCTGCTCGGCGGGCTGATCGTCATCTGCATCCGGCGCCGCCGCTACTACGACCTGGCGGTCGCCGCCCTGGCCACGGTCCTCGCGTGGGTGCTGGCCAACCTGCCCGCGATGGCGACCGGCCTGGAGGAGTGGAAGGTCTTCTGGAGCTTCAACTCCGAGCGCGGTCCCGACCTCGGCTCGCTGTGGCTCGTCGTCCAGCAGGCCAGCGACGCGGCGATCTCGGCACAGACGGTCAACCTCGTCTCCTGGGCCTTCTTCATCGCCTGGTGCAGCGGCGTACTCATCATCGGGCTGACCGCCCGCGAGACACCGCGCCTGGCGCAGCTCGGCTTCCTGATCGTCGCCGGCTTCCTGCTGGTCAACAAGGTCTACTCACCGCAGTACGTCCTGTGGCTGCTGCCGCTGGCGGTCCTCGCCGTGCCGCGCTGGCGGGACCAGCTCATCTGGCAGGCCGGTGAGCTCTTCTACTTCGTCGCGGTGTGGTGGTATCTCGCCGACATCCTGGCCAGCAGCGGCGGTGACCAGCCGGTCTACTGGTTCGCGATCCTCGTCCGCGTCGCCGCCGAGATCTATCTGATCGCGGTCGTCGTCCGGGAGATCTACGAGCCGTGGCGCGACCCGGTGCGGTGGACCGAGGCGACGATCGAGGCCGAGGAGGCTCAGGAGTCCAGGATGATCTCGTCGAACGAGGTCGCGGTGTAG